Proteins co-encoded in one Candidatus Bathyarchaeota archaeon genomic window:
- a CDS encoding ribose 1,5-bisphosphate isomerase: MVRYVLLPEVEEIADGIGSMRIRGASKIAKASVEALMITAMKSDASDPDEFFRELDYVAQRLLATRPTAVSLPNAVRYVMFRAYKAKERGQGLEEVRKATIDSCREFLRRIREASKRIGEIGARRINDGDTIMTHCHSTAALSVIKTAHRMGKNIRVIVTETRPLYQGLITAEELEKEGIPFTLIIDGAARFLMKKVDKVVVGADAVAANGAVVNKIGTSIIALAAHEARTLLFVAAETYKFSPETLVGELVKIEERPPEEVVSPEVLKRWKYGSVRNPAFDVTPPEYIDLIITEKGIIPPQAAFTIIRDELREMPYEFQRRYSTYWERSLEP, from the coding sequence ATGGTTAGATATGTCCTTCTACCTGAAGTCGAGGAGATAGCCGATGGGATAGGTTCGATGCGTATTAGGGGGGCTTCCAAGATAGCTAAGGCCAGTGTCGAAGCGCTCATGATTACGGCTATGAAGAGCGATGCAAGCGATCCAGATGAGTTTTTTAGAGAACTAGATTACGTAGCTCAGCGGCTCTTAGCCACGAGACCGACCGCCGTATCGCTTCCGAACGCGGTAAGGTATGTCATGTTCAGGGCTTACAAGGCTAAAGAGAGAGGACAGGGACTTGAGGAGGTTAGAAAGGCGACGATAGACTCTTGTAGAGAGTTTCTCAGGAGGATAAGAGAGGCGTCTAAAAGGATAGGGGAGATCGGTGCCCGTAGAATAAACGATGGCGACACCATAATGACTCACTGCCATAGCACAGCAGCGTTAAGCGTCATAAAAACGGCTCATAGAATGGGTAAGAACATAAGGGTTATAGTCACCGAGACTAGGCCACTCTACCAAGGGCTAATAACGGCTGAGGAGCTTGAGAAGGAGGGTATACCGTTTACGTTGATAATAGACGGCGCGGCTAGGTTTTTGATGAAAAAAGTGGATAAAGTGGTCGTGGGAGCCGATGCGGTAGCGGCTAATGGGGCGGTCGTGAATAAGATAGGTACGTCGATAATTGCTCTAGCGGCTCACGAGGCTAGAACCCTCTTGTTCGTAGCCGCCGAAACCTATAAGTTTAGCCCAGAGACACTAGTCGGCGAACTCGTTAAGATAGAGGAGAGACCTCCGGAGGAGGTTGTGTCTCCTGAGGTTCTTAAGCGTTGGAAGTATGGTTCGGTTAGAAACCCGGCGTTCGACGTGACGCCGCCAGAGTATATAGACCTTATAATAACAGAGAAGGGTATCATTCCTCCTCAAGCAGCTTTTACGATCATTAGGGACGAGCTTAGAGAGATGCCATACGAGTTCCAGAGAAGGTATAGCACATACTGGGAGAGAAGCCTGGAGCCTTAG
- a CDS encoding YkgJ family cysteine cluster protein encodes MVRFKCTLCGVCCSKYWVPVTHLDIWRIVHYGGYNPQDFLKLYHAAGYRSTMPKVRLKEGEGYIGLRRYVNGLCVFNVDRLCLIHRFKPLTCRFYPFLYVTSGGKVLRVEVNKDAIGVCPGLMLDGKPIDDETYNRIMRLAEVRVFEKRLYADAVDKWFSETGGKYGFEEFIDFMIERAKKDMAMLVYKNLWIK; translated from the coding sequence ATGGTTCGGTTCAAGTGTACATTGTGCGGAGTGTGTTGTAGCAAGTATTGGGTTCCGGTAACTCACTTAGACATCTGGCGTATAGTCCACTACGGTGGCTATAATCCTCAAGATTTTCTGAAGTTATACCATGCCGCTGGCTACAGGAGCACCATGCCCAAGGTGCGTCTTAAAGAGGGTGAAGGTTACATAGGTTTGAGGAGATACGTAAACGGTCTATGTGTGTTCAATGTCGATAGATTATGTCTCATCCATAGGTTTAAGCCTCTGACATGCCGATTTTATCCGTTTCTCTACGTGACATCCGGAGGCAAGGTTCTGAGAGTCGAGGTTAATAAGGATGCGATAGGTGTTTGTCCAGGTTTGATGCTGGACGGCAAGCCGATAGACGATGAAACCTACAACCGTATAATGCGTCTCGCCGAGGTAAGGGTTTTCGAAAAACGGCTATATGCCGATGCAGTGGACAAGTGGTTTTCAGAGACCGGTGGAAAATATGGGTTTGAAGAGTTTATCGACTTCATGATCGAGAGGGCTAAAAAAGACATGGCTATGCTGGTCTACAAAAATCTATGGATCAAGTAG
- a CDS encoding fibrillarin-like rRNA/tRNA 2'-O-methyltransferase → MVKVRPFRNFEGVYQIILDSGERRLATVNLAPGVQVYGERLVKVKGVEYRLWDPYRSKLGAALLKGLKRLPIKRGVKVLYLGAAAGTTLSHVSDIIGEDGLVYGVEFSPRAMRDFIKRVSAHRENVVPILADARFPEKYLPYVEEVDVIYCDIAQPDQARILSDNADFYLEKGGSTLLAVKARSIDVSRRPVEIFKEEAKVLRSRGFKVEATLRLEPFDKDHVLILSRR, encoded by the coding sequence ATGGTGAAAGTTCGACCGTTCAGAAACTTCGAGGGTGTGTATCAGATAATCTTGGACAGCGGTGAAAGAAGACTTGCGACGGTAAACCTCGCTCCTGGGGTTCAGGTTTACGGTGAACGTCTTGTAAAGGTTAAAGGGGTGGAGTATAGGCTTTGGGACCCCTATAGAAGCAAGCTAGGCGCTGCCCTGCTTAAAGGACTTAAACGTTTGCCGATCAAGAGGGGAGTTAAGGTTCTGTATCTCGGTGCGGCCGCCGGGACTACTCTAAGCCACGTCAGCGACATAATCGGCGAAGACGGGCTTGTATATGGTGTGGAGTTCAGCCCCAGGGCTATGAGGGATTTCATAAAGAGGGTGTCGGCACATAGAGAAAACGTCGTACCTATACTTGCGGACGCGAGGTTTCCGGAGAAGTATCTCCCATACGTCGAAGAGGTCGATGTAATCTATTGCGACATAGCTCAGCCAGACCAAGCGAGGATCCTCTCAGATAACGCCGACTTCTACCTTGAAAAAGGAGGCAGCACCCTATTGGCTGTTAAGGCGCGGAGCATAGACGTATCTAGGCGACCGGTGGAGATCTTCAAGGAGGAGGCTAAGGTTTTACGAAGCAGAGGGTTTAAGGTTGAAGCAACGTTGAGGCTGGAGCCGTTCGATAAGGACCACGTCTTGATACTTTCGAGAAGGTGA
- the rnhB gene encoding ribonuclease HII — MDRYVAGVDEAGRGCVIGPMVVAGVLLKLEALEALESSGVRDSKKLTARARERLYEVILNEASRLMCVIVDPAMIDRYVRFKKRLGGLNVLELEVMADVLRELRPREAYVDCPDRNLKKFLRRLKSKLPWEMDIKVAHKEFDDHPAVASASIVAKVLRDRIVENLRKLYGDFGSGYPSDPKTVKFLIEVYKAGYVPSYVRKSWKLSKLDENLTRSAGRY, encoded by the coding sequence GTGGATAGGTACGTAGCAGGAGTCGATGAGGCCGGTAGGGGATGCGTTATAGGACCCATGGTCGTAGCAGGGGTTCTGCTGAAGCTTGAAGCCTTGGAGGCTCTCGAGTCGAGCGGGGTGAGGGATTCTAAGAAGCTTACGGCTAGGGCTCGGGAGCGTCTATATGAGGTTATTTTAAACGAAGCGTCTAGGCTTATGTGCGTCATAGTAGACCCGGCTATGATAGATAGATACGTTAGGTTTAAGAAGCGATTGGGAGGCTTAAACGTCCTAGAGCTTGAGGTTATGGCAGATGTTCTGAGAGAACTTAGGCCTAGGGAGGCTTACGTAGACTGTCCGGATAGAAACCTGAAGAAGTTTCTTAGAAGATTGAAGAGTAAGCTTCCTTGGGAGATGGATATTAAAGTCGCTCATAAAGAGTTTGACGATCACCCAGCTGTCGCATCAGCTTCCATAGTCGCGAAGGTCTTAAGAGATAGGATAGTCGAAAACCTTAGGAAGCTCTACGGAGACTTCGGAAGTGGATATCCATCGGATCCTAAGACCGTGAAGTTTCTCATAGAAGTCTATAAAGCCGGATACGTGCCATCATACGTGAGAAAGAGTTGGAAGCTTTCCAAGTTAGACGAAAACCTGACCCGGAGTGCAGGGAGATATTGA
- a CDS encoding tRNA (guanine(10)-N(2))-dimethyltransferase: protein MEAFQVRRKPDPECREILKKLIEVKEGLVCLKLPPQALKPLGERRPKPPVFYNPEAILNRDVAVLAVRTLSKMSSRSLRVCDALAGCGVRGLRFLAEGLNVGEAVLNDLNPDAVKFIRLNAEVNGLSRKVRVYNLDARILLLKREVRLQGFDFVDVDPFGSPAPFVQSAVLSLKPGGVLAATATDTAPLSGTYPKVCLRRYWAKPLKTEYYPEVAVRILLGFIARNCMTVDRGLKPILVHRTTQYIRVYARVDRGVKAAEESLNKVGYLNHCFKCLHRFFVSLDTSPGGVCPHCGGKLDWAGPLWIGRIFDEDFCHRLREEYRTSHLSDKRALGRLIEAIDDESEGAATYYVTDKVSSILRMSPPAKNAVIKALKEMGYTATPTHFDGKGFRTDAPMKDITMVFRRTSGSSGPIL from the coding sequence TTGGAAGCTTTCCAAGTTAGACGAAAACCTGACCCGGAGTGCAGGGAGATATTGAAGAAGCTCATAGAGGTTAAGGAAGGACTCGTATGTCTTAAGCTACCTCCTCAGGCTTTAAAGCCTTTAGGAGAGAGAAGACCTAAGCCTCCGGTGTTCTACAACCCTGAAGCTATCTTGAACAGAGACGTGGCCGTTCTGGCGGTAAGGACGCTCTCTAAGATGTCTAGCAGGAGTTTACGGGTATGCGACGCCTTAGCGGGATGCGGAGTCCGAGGATTAAGGTTCTTGGCTGAAGGACTCAACGTAGGGGAGGCGGTTTTAAACGACCTAAATCCAGACGCCGTCAAGTTTATCCGATTAAACGCTGAGGTTAACGGTTTATCAAGAAAAGTGAGAGTATACAACCTCGACGCGAGGATTCTTCTTCTCAAAAGAGAAGTTAGGCTTCAAGGATTCGACTTCGTCGACGTAGATCCCTTCGGTTCTCCGGCTCCCTTCGTCCAGTCGGCTGTGTTAAGCCTTAAGCCTGGAGGTGTTTTAGCGGCTACGGCTACGGATACCGCGCCGCTCTCGGGAACCTACCCCAAGGTCTGTCTCAGGAGATACTGGGCTAAGCCTCTAAAGACAGAATACTATCCGGAGGTGGCTGTGAGGATTCTACTGGGTTTCATAGCTAGAAACTGTATGACCGTAGATAGGGGATTGAAACCGATACTCGTTCATAGGACGACGCAGTATATAAGAGTCTATGCCAGAGTCGACCGAGGCGTTAAGGCAGCTGAGGAAAGCCTGAATAAGGTGGGATATCTAAACCATTGTTTTAAGTGTCTTCATAGATTTTTCGTAAGCCTCGATACTTCTCCGGGAGGAGTTTGTCCGCACTGCGGTGGTAAATTGGACTGGGCCGGTCCGCTGTGGATAGGTAGGATATTCGACGAGGACTTCTGCCATAGACTACGTGAAGAATATAGAACAAGCCATTTAAGCGATAAAAGAGCGCTTGGTAGGCTTATTGAGGCTATAGACGACGAGTCTGAAGGCGCTGCGACATATTACGTCACAGATAAGGTTTCCTCCATCCTTAGGATGTCTCCACCTGCTAAAAACGCCGTCATCAAAGCCCTCAAGGAGATGGGCTATACGGCTACGCCTACGCACTTCGACGGTAAAGGATTCAGGACAGACGCACCTATGAAGGATATAACCATGGTATTTAGGAGGACTTCCGGCTCTTCAGGACCCATTCTATAA
- a CDS encoding transcription initiation factor IIB, with the protein MSLSDDKKCPECGSCNFIKDYDTGEIICANCGYVLDDKIPDTGPEWRAFDEEQKNKRSRVGAPTTYTIHDKGLSTMIDWRRFSYRKKMDPARALQIYNLRKWQRRVRLSDSSERNLAFALTELSKISMSLNTPKHVLETASVIYRKALKKRLIRGRSIQGIVAASIYLACRLCGLARTLDEVSKVTMISKREIARSYRFIVKELGEFVPPIDPVVYVSRFSNQLGIQGRTEEIAHKIVKTAAELKLTCGRGPTGIAAAAIYLASVVTGDRRTQREIAEVANVTEVTVRNRYSNILKNIDIVVWV; encoded by the coding sequence AGTGATGATAAAAAGTGTCCGGAATGCGGTAGTTGCAATTTTATAAAGGATTATGATACTGGCGAGATCATCTGCGCCAACTGCGGTTATGTTTTAGACGATAAGATCCCTGATACAGGTCCTGAGTGGAGAGCGTTCGATGAGGAGCAGAAGAACAAGCGTTCTAGGGTCGGCGCCCCGACCACATACACTATACATGATAAAGGTCTCTCCACTATGATCGACTGGAGGAGGTTTTCTTATAGAAAGAAGATGGACCCTGCTAGGGCGCTTCAGATATATAACCTTCGTAAGTGGCAGAGAAGAGTTCGGCTTTCGGATTCTTCTGAGAGGAACCTTGCGTTTGCGCTTACGGAGCTCAGTAAGATCTCGATGTCTCTGAATACCCCTAAACATGTCCTCGAAACAGCCTCGGTCATATATAGGAAGGCTCTCAAGAAGAGGCTCATACGTGGCCGAAGCATACAGGGTATAGTCGCCGCGTCTATATACCTGGCGTGTAGACTGTGCGGCTTAGCCAGGACTTTAGATGAAGTGTCGAAGGTCACTATGATAAGTAAGAGAGAGATCGCTAGAAGCTATCGCTTTATAGTTAAGGAACTCGGTGAGTTCGTTCCACCGATCGACCCGGTCGTATATGTATCTAGGTTCTCGAACCAGTTGGGGATCCAAGGTAGAACAGAGGAGATCGCTCATAAGATAGTAAAAACAGCTGCGGAGCTTAAGCTTACATGCGGTAGAGGACCCACAGGTATAGCTGCGGCAGCGATATACCTGGCGTCTGTCGTAACCGGAGACCGGCGTACTCAACGGGAGATCGCTGAGGTCGCCAACGTAACAGAGGTCACTGTCAGAAACAGATACTCGAATATTCTGAAAAACATAGACATCGTAGTTTGGGTATAG